A genomic window from Ciona intestinalis chromosome 8, KH, whole genome shotgun sequence includes:
- the LOC101243185 gene encoding transient receptor potential cation channel subfamily A member 1 homolog isoform X4, with the protein MKKSIFLESIKHCNEEMWEILLKHGANIDQRDEYNVTALHLASQKGNTQTVKFLLRHKCSIDIADLHHQQTALHYATTTNGCTETIKLLLDKGCDVSKADNRGLSPLMFAIRIKACNAVDAFLSHHRWWESMCQSTFDMKTNRMITPFREMIRWMPHKAKEVMDRCVSVQKCSDADDPKFTVKYKLILVDDTYLSEHWKLEGRETNEDVVVNANNVTPADSHLQCGDCYDCGKDSCLLKKDATPYTSDNYILRENHVINLIRKSGRPELIMHPLTVAAVQYKWKLFFKVVGLPFTCIYFLFLTLLNMFIIGQVYYEERPQVIYHQWQSNVATVLLVLASGMLLYVIRRIFTMRLEFITHGENYITVAMVSLAFYVIITWMMVEKMEV; encoded by the exons ATGAAA AAATCTATTTTTCTTGAAAGCATCAAACATTGCAATGAAGAAATGTGGGAAATTCTTCTTAAGCACGGTGCTAACATTGATCAACGTGACGAGTATAAC GTTACCGCGCTACACCTGGCTTCACAAAAAGGAAACACACAAACAGTGAAATTTCTTCTTCGCCATAAATGCAGTATAGATATTGCAGATTTACACCATCAG caAACTGCTTTACATTACGCCACGACTACCAACGGTTGCACAGAAACAATTAAGCTACTGCTTGATAAAGGTTGTGATGTATCTAAAGCAGACAACAGAGGATTGTCCCCACTAATGTTTGCTATCAGAATAAAAGCTTGT AATGCAGTCGATGCTTTCTTGAGCCACCACCGATGGTGGGAGTCGATGTGTCAAAGCACGTTTGACATGAAAACAAACCGGATGATCACACCGTTTCGTGAAATGATTCGATGGATGCCTCACAAAGCAAAGGAAGTCATGGATCGGTGTGTGTCTGTTCAAAAATGCTCTGACGCGGATGATCCAAAATTTACT GTCAAGTACAAACTTATACTTGTGGATGATACATATCTATCCGAACATTGGAAACTAGAG GGGCGTGAAACAAACGAAGACGTGGTAGTAAATGCAAACAACGTTACTCCAG CAGATTCACACTTGCAGTGTGGGGATTGTTACGACTGCGGTAAAGATAGCTGCTTGTTAAAAAAGGATGCGACACCATATACAAGCGATAACTATATATTGCGGGAAAACCACGTGATCAATCTAATA AGAAAGAGTGGCAGACCGGAGTTGATAATGCATCCTTTAACTGTAGCGGCAGTACAATATAAATGGAAGTTATTTTTCAAAGTGGTTGGACTACCGTTTACATGTATCTACTTTTTATTCTTGACTTTACTGAACATGTTTATAATTGGTCAAGTGTATTATGAA GAAAGGCCTCAAGTTATTTATCACCAGTGGCAGAGCAATGTCGCAACAGTTCTACTTGTTCTTGCATCCGGGATGTTGCTATATGTG ATTCGACGAATCTTTACAATGAGATTAGAGTTTATAACTCATGGCGAAAACTACATTACAGTAGCGATGGTTAGTTTAgctttttatgttataataacatGGATGATGGTCGAGAAGATGGAAGTTTAG
- the LOC101243185 gene encoding transient receptor potential cation channel subfamily A member 1 homolog isoform X3 codes for MERESIITTTDNDVLMNEIRNCENISQDEEILRECVLKAVNNNDVESVRKLLENKISSAIWRYESKKSIFLESIKHCNEEMWEILLKHGANIDQRDEYNQTALHYATTTNGCTETIKLLLDKGCDVSKADNRGLSPLMFAIRIKACNAVDAFLSHHRWWESMCQSTFDMKTNRMITPFREMIRWMPHKAKEVMDRCVSVQKCSDADDPKFTVKYKLILVDDTYLSEHWKLEGRETNEDVVVNANNVTPADSHLQCGDCYDCGKDSCLLKKDATPYTSDNYILRENHVINLIRKSGRPELIMHPLTVAAVQYKWKLFFKVVGLPFTCIYFLFLTLLNMFIIGQVYYEERPQVIYHQWQSNVATVLLVLASGMLLYVIRRIFTMRLEFITHGENYITVAMVSLAFYVIITWMMVEKMEV; via the exons ATGGAAAGGGAAAGTATTATAACG ACCACCGACAATGATGTGTTGATGAATGAAATTAGGAATTGCGAAAATATTTCACAAGACGAAGAGATACTG AGAGAATGCGTCTTAAAGGCTGTAAATAACAACGACGTGGAATCCGTGAGGAAAttattggaaaataaaatttccagTGCAATTTGGCGATATGAAAGTAAG AAATCTATTTTTCTTGAAAGCATCAAACATTGCAATGAAGAAATGTGGGAAATTCTTCTTAAGCACGGTGCTAACATTGATCAACGTGACGAGTATAAC caAACTGCTTTACATTACGCCACGACTACCAACGGTTGCACAGAAACAATTAAGCTACTGCTTGATAAAGGTTGTGATGTATCTAAAGCAGACAACAGAGGATTGTCCCCACTAATGTTTGCTATCAGAATAAAAGCTTGT AATGCAGTCGATGCTTTCTTGAGCCACCACCGATGGTGGGAGTCGATGTGTCAAAGCACGTTTGACATGAAAACAAACCGGATGATCACACCGTTTCGTGAAATGATTCGATGGATGCCTCACAAAGCAAAGGAAGTCATGGATCGGTGTGTGTCTGTTCAAAAATGCTCTGACGCGGATGATCCAAAATTTACT GTCAAGTACAAACTTATACTTGTGGATGATACATATCTATCCGAACATTGGAAACTAGAG GGGCGTGAAACAAACGAAGACGTGGTAGTAAATGCAAACAACGTTACTCCAG CAGATTCACACTTGCAGTGTGGGGATTGTTACGACTGCGGTAAAGATAGCTGCTTGTTAAAAAAGGATGCGACACCATATACAAGCGATAACTATATATTGCGGGAAAACCACGTGATCAATCTAATA AGAAAGAGTGGCAGACCGGAGTTGATAATGCATCCTTTAACTGTAGCGGCAGTACAATATAAATGGAAGTTATTTTTCAAAGTGGTTGGACTACCGTTTACATGTATCTACTTTTTATTCTTGACTTTACTGAACATGTTTATAATTGGTCAAGTGTATTATGAA GAAAGGCCTCAAGTTATTTATCACCAGTGGCAGAGCAATGTCGCAACAGTTCTACTTGTTCTTGCATCCGGGATGTTGCTATATGTG ATTCGACGAATCTTTACAATGAGATTAGAGTTTATAACTCATGGCGAAAACTACATTACAGTAGCGATGGTTAGTTTAgctttttatgttataataacatGGATGATGGTCGAGAAGATGGAAGTTTAG
- the LOC101243185 gene encoding transient receptor potential cation channel subfamily A member 1 homolog isoform X1, producing the protein MERESIITTTDNDVLMNEIRNCENISQDEEILRECVLKAVNNNDVESVRKLLENKISSAIWRYESKKSIFLESIKHCNEEMWEILLKHGANIDQRDEYNVTALHLASQKGNTQTVKFLLRHKCSIDIADLHHQQTALHYATTTNGCTETIKLLLDKGCDVSKADNRGLSPLMFAIRIKACNAVDAFLSHHRWWESMCQSTFDMKTNRMITPFREMIRWMPHKAKEVMDRCVSVQKCSDADDPKFTVKYKLILVDDTYLSEHWKLEGRETNEDVVVNANNVTPADSHLQCGDCYDCGKDSCLLKKDATPYTSDNYILRENHVINLIRKSGRPELIMHPLTVAAVQYKWKLFFKVVGLPFTCIYFLFLTLLNMFIIGQVYYEERPQVIYHQWQSNVATVLLVLASGMLLYVIRRIFTMRLEFITHGENYITVAMVSLAFYVIITWMMVEKMEV; encoded by the exons ATGGAAAGGGAAAGTATTATAACG ACCACCGACAATGATGTGTTGATGAATGAAATTAGGAATTGCGAAAATATTTCACAAGACGAAGAGATACTG AGAGAATGCGTCTTAAAGGCTGTAAATAACAACGACGTGGAATCCGTGAGGAAAttattggaaaataaaatttccagTGCAATTTGGCGATATGAAAGTAAG AAATCTATTTTTCTTGAAAGCATCAAACATTGCAATGAAGAAATGTGGGAAATTCTTCTTAAGCACGGTGCTAACATTGATCAACGTGACGAGTATAAC GTTACCGCGCTACACCTGGCTTCACAAAAAGGAAACACACAAACAGTGAAATTTCTTCTTCGCCATAAATGCAGTATAGATATTGCAGATTTACACCATCAG caAACTGCTTTACATTACGCCACGACTACCAACGGTTGCACAGAAACAATTAAGCTACTGCTTGATAAAGGTTGTGATGTATCTAAAGCAGACAACAGAGGATTGTCCCCACTAATGTTTGCTATCAGAATAAAAGCTTGT AATGCAGTCGATGCTTTCTTGAGCCACCACCGATGGTGGGAGTCGATGTGTCAAAGCACGTTTGACATGAAAACAAACCGGATGATCACACCGTTTCGTGAAATGATTCGATGGATGCCTCACAAAGCAAAGGAAGTCATGGATCGGTGTGTGTCTGTTCAAAAATGCTCTGACGCGGATGATCCAAAATTTACT GTCAAGTACAAACTTATACTTGTGGATGATACATATCTATCCGAACATTGGAAACTAGAG GGGCGTGAAACAAACGAAGACGTGGTAGTAAATGCAAACAACGTTACTCCAG CAGATTCACACTTGCAGTGTGGGGATTGTTACGACTGCGGTAAAGATAGCTGCTTGTTAAAAAAGGATGCGACACCATATACAAGCGATAACTATATATTGCGGGAAAACCACGTGATCAATCTAATA AGAAAGAGTGGCAGACCGGAGTTGATAATGCATCCTTTAACTGTAGCGGCAGTACAATATAAATGGAAGTTATTTTTCAAAGTGGTTGGACTACCGTTTACATGTATCTACTTTTTATTCTTGACTTTACTGAACATGTTTATAATTGGTCAAGTGTATTATGAA GAAAGGCCTCAAGTTATTTATCACCAGTGGCAGAGCAATGTCGCAACAGTTCTACTTGTTCTTGCATCCGGGATGTTGCTATATGTG ATTCGACGAATCTTTACAATGAGATTAGAGTTTATAACTCATGGCGAAAACTACATTACAGTAGCGATGGTTAGTTTAgctttttatgttataataacatGGATGATGGTCGAGAAGATGGAAGTTTAG
- the LOC100184967 gene encoding succinate--CoA ligase [GDP-forming] subunit beta, mitochondrial, whose translation MAGSFRQIMVKYAANQRLLNLFDKGGSSHVACRRWLNLQEYQSKKLMENFDVNVQRFKVVESAADAKNAAQHILDTNAKELVVKAMILAGGRGKGKFSSGLQGGVHLTTDPTKVSDLCKDMLGYNLVTKQTSAEGVTVKKIMVAEALDITRETYFAILMDRSYMGPVMVGSPAGGMDIEEVAEKTPHLIFKDPIDIDKGIQESQAIKMAENLGFTGEKLQKAAEQITKLYKLFISVDATQVEINPLGETPDGDVVCFDAKVNFDDNAEFRQKEIFLMDDKSESDPKEVVAEENGLSYISMDGNIACLVNGAGLAMATMDIIQHCGGRPANFLDLGGGVQEHQVYQAFKIVLSDTKVEAILVNIFGGIVDCKIIANGIVKAGKELNISMPLVVRLEGMNVNEAKEILKESNLPIVSANDFGDAAEKVVASLKS comes from the exons ATGGCTGGCAGTTTTCGACAAATAATGGTCAAATACGCCGCAAACCAGCGCTTACTAAACCTCTTTGATAAG GGTGGCAGCAGCCATGTTGCTTGCAGACGGTGGCTTAACCTTCAAGAATATCAAAGTAAAAAGTTGATGGAAAATTTTGATGTGAATGTCCAACGATTTAAAGTTGTTGAATCAGCAGCCGATGCAAAAAATGCAGCTCAACATATAC TTGACACGAATGCAAAAGAGCTTGTTGTGAAAGCAATGATACTTGCTGGAGGTCGGGGAAAAGGAAAATTCTCAAGTGGTTTGCAGGGAGGAGTTCATTTAACCACTGATCCTACAAAAGTATCGGATCTCTGCAAAGATATGTTGGGTTATAATCTCGTCACCAAACAAACTTCTGCCGAAGGAGTTACTGTTAAAAAG ATAATGGTGGCAGAAGCATTAGACATCACGCGTGAAACTTACTTTGCGATTCTAATGGATCGAAGTTATATGGGGCCTGTGATGGTTGGAAGTCCAGCTGGGGGAATGGATATTGAAGAGGTTGCAGAAAAAACTCCACATCTAATATTTAAG gaTCCCATAGACATTGATAAGGGTATTCAGGAATCTCAAGCAATAAAAATGGCTGAGAACTTAGGTTTTACCGGCGAGAAACTACAAAAAGCTGCAGAACAAATCACGAAACTTTACAAACTTTTCATCAGTGTGGATGCGACTCAAGTTGAGATAAATCCATTGGGAGAAACGCCAGATGGAGATg tcGTTTGCTTTGATGCAAAAGTGAATTTCGATGACAACGCCGAGTTCAGGCAGAAGGAAATTTTCCTGATGGATGACAAGAGTGAGAGTGATCCTAAGGAAGTGGTGGCGGAGGAAAATGGGCTGAGTTATATTTCTATGGATGGAAACATTGCTTGTCTTG TAAATGGAGCAGGTCTTGCcatggcaaccatggatatcATCCAACACTGTGGCGGACGACCCGCCAACTTCCTTGACTTGGGTGGTGGTGTTCAAGAACATCAAGTCTACCAAGCTTTCAAGATAGTTTTATCGGATACTAAG GTTGAAGCTATCCTTGTTAACATTTTTGGTGGTATTGTCGACTGTAAAATAATCGCTAATGGAATAGTGAAAGCTGGTAAAGAACTCAATATATCAATGCCTCTTGTTGTAAGATTGGAGG gaatgaatgtaaatgagGCAAAGGAAATTTTGAAAGAAAGTAATCTCCCAATTGTTTCTGCAAATGATTTTGGAGATGCAGCTGAAAAAGTGGTGGCGAGTCTCAAATCCTAA
- the LOC101243185 gene encoding transient receptor potential cation channel subfamily A member 1 homolog isoform X5 gives MERESIITTTDNDVLMNEIRNCENISQDEEILRECVLKAVNNNDVESVRKLLENKISSAIWRYESKKSIFLESIKHCNEEMWEILLKHGANIDQRDEYNVTALHLASQKGNTQTVKFLLRHKCSIDIADLHHQQTALHYATTTNGCTETIKLLLDKGCDVSKADNRGLSPLMFAIRIKACVKYKLILVDDTYLSEHWKLEGRETNEDVVVNANNVTPADSHLQCGDCYDCGKDSCLLKKDATPYTSDNYILRENHVINLIRKSGRPELIMHPLTVAAVQYKWKLFFKVVGLPFTCIYFLFLTLLNMFIIGQVYYEERPQVIYHQWQSNVATVLLVLASGMLLYVIRRIFTMRLEFITHGENYITVAMVSLAFYVIITWMMVEKMEV, from the exons ATGGAAAGGGAAAGTATTATAACG ACCACCGACAATGATGTGTTGATGAATGAAATTAGGAATTGCGAAAATATTTCACAAGACGAAGAGATACTG AGAGAATGCGTCTTAAAGGCTGTAAATAACAACGACGTGGAATCCGTGAGGAAAttattggaaaataaaatttccagTGCAATTTGGCGATATGAAAGTAAG AAATCTATTTTTCTTGAAAGCATCAAACATTGCAATGAAGAAATGTGGGAAATTCTTCTTAAGCACGGTGCTAACATTGATCAACGTGACGAGTATAAC GTTACCGCGCTACACCTGGCTTCACAAAAAGGAAACACACAAACAGTGAAATTTCTTCTTCGCCATAAATGCAGTATAGATATTGCAGATTTACACCATCAG caAACTGCTTTACATTACGCCACGACTACCAACGGTTGCACAGAAACAATTAAGCTACTGCTTGATAAAGGTTGTGATGTATCTAAAGCAGACAACAGAGGATTGTCCCCACTAATGTTTGCTATCAGAATAAAAGCTTGT GTCAAGTACAAACTTATACTTGTGGATGATACATATCTATCCGAACATTGGAAACTAGAG GGGCGTGAAACAAACGAAGACGTGGTAGTAAATGCAAACAACGTTACTCCAG CAGATTCACACTTGCAGTGTGGGGATTGTTACGACTGCGGTAAAGATAGCTGCTTGTTAAAAAAGGATGCGACACCATATACAAGCGATAACTATATATTGCGGGAAAACCACGTGATCAATCTAATA AGAAAGAGTGGCAGACCGGAGTTGATAATGCATCCTTTAACTGTAGCGGCAGTACAATATAAATGGAAGTTATTTTTCAAAGTGGTTGGACTACCGTTTACATGTATCTACTTTTTATTCTTGACTTTACTGAACATGTTTATAATTGGTCAAGTGTATTATGAA GAAAGGCCTCAAGTTATTTATCACCAGTGGCAGAGCAATGTCGCAACAGTTCTACTTGTTCTTGCATCCGGGATGTTGCTATATGTG ATTCGACGAATCTTTACAATGAGATTAGAGTTTATAACTCATGGCGAAAACTACATTACAGTAGCGATGGTTAGTTTAgctttttatgttataataacatGGATGATGGTCGAGAAGATGGAAGTTTAG
- the LOC101243185 gene encoding transient receptor potential cation channel subfamily A member 1 homolog isoform X2, producing the protein MERESIITTTDNDVLMNEIRNCENISQDEEILRECVLKAVNNNDVESVRKLLENKISSAIWRYESKKSIFLESIKHCNEEMWEILLKHGANIDQRDEYNVTALHLASQKGNTQTVKFLLRHKCSIDIADLHHQQTALHYATTTNGCTETIKLLLDKGCDVSKADNRGLSPLMFAIRIKACNAVDAFLSHHRWWESMCQSTFDMKTNRMITPFREMIRWMPHKAKEVMDRCVSVQKCSDADDPKFTVKYKLILVDDTYLSEHWKLEGRETNEDVVVNANNVTPDSHLQCGDCYDCGKDSCLLKKDATPYTSDNYILRENHVINLIRKSGRPELIMHPLTVAAVQYKWKLFFKVVGLPFTCIYFLFLTLLNMFIIGQVYYEERPQVIYHQWQSNVATVLLVLASGMLLYVIRRIFTMRLEFITHGENYITVAMVSLAFYVIITWMMVEKMEV; encoded by the exons ATGGAAAGGGAAAGTATTATAACG ACCACCGACAATGATGTGTTGATGAATGAAATTAGGAATTGCGAAAATATTTCACAAGACGAAGAGATACTG AGAGAATGCGTCTTAAAGGCTGTAAATAACAACGACGTGGAATCCGTGAGGAAAttattggaaaataaaatttccagTGCAATTTGGCGATATGAAAGTAAG AAATCTATTTTTCTTGAAAGCATCAAACATTGCAATGAAGAAATGTGGGAAATTCTTCTTAAGCACGGTGCTAACATTGATCAACGTGACGAGTATAAC GTTACCGCGCTACACCTGGCTTCACAAAAAGGAAACACACAAACAGTGAAATTTCTTCTTCGCCATAAATGCAGTATAGATATTGCAGATTTACACCATCAG caAACTGCTTTACATTACGCCACGACTACCAACGGTTGCACAGAAACAATTAAGCTACTGCTTGATAAAGGTTGTGATGTATCTAAAGCAGACAACAGAGGATTGTCCCCACTAATGTTTGCTATCAGAATAAAAGCTTGT AATGCAGTCGATGCTTTCTTGAGCCACCACCGATGGTGGGAGTCGATGTGTCAAAGCACGTTTGACATGAAAACAAACCGGATGATCACACCGTTTCGTGAAATGATTCGATGGATGCCTCACAAAGCAAAGGAAGTCATGGATCGGTGTGTGTCTGTTCAAAAATGCTCTGACGCGGATGATCCAAAATTTACT GTCAAGTACAAACTTATACTTGTGGATGATACATATCTATCCGAACATTGGAAACTAGAG GGGCGTGAAACAAACGAAGACGTGGTAGTAAATGCAAACAACGTTACTCCAG ATTCACACTTGCAGTGTGGGGATTGTTACGACTGCGGTAAAGATAGCTGCTTGTTAAAAAAGGATGCGACACCATATACAAGCGATAACTATATATTGCGGGAAAACCACGTGATCAATCTAATA AGAAAGAGTGGCAGACCGGAGTTGATAATGCATCCTTTAACTGTAGCGGCAGTACAATATAAATGGAAGTTATTTTTCAAAGTGGTTGGACTACCGTTTACATGTATCTACTTTTTATTCTTGACTTTACTGAACATGTTTATAATTGGTCAAGTGTATTATGAA GAAAGGCCTCAAGTTATTTATCACCAGTGGCAGAGCAATGTCGCAACAGTTCTACTTGTTCTTGCATCCGGGATGTTGCTATATGTG ATTCGACGAATCTTTACAATGAGATTAGAGTTTATAACTCATGGCGAAAACTACATTACAGTAGCGATGGTTAGTTTAgctttttatgttataataacatGGATGATGGTCGAGAAGATGGAAGTTTAG